One Megalops cyprinoides isolate fMegCyp1 chromosome 4, fMegCyp1.pri, whole genome shotgun sequence genomic window carries:
- the LOC118775979 gene encoding ras association domain-containing protein 2-like isoform X1, protein MDDRQDRVQIGENKFISKATLLTHLKTYNLYYEGQNLQLRHREEEGELIVEGLLNISWGLRRPIRLQMQDDKERIRPPPSSTSWHSGCNLGTQGKESSQKAPPTIEVTESEDKSEHDAEREEEEAEDMHESSSQLLRTKSDAGVLRRGPRRSPSDQRKIRRHRFSINGHFYNHKTAVFTPAYGSVTNVRINSCMTTPQVLRVLLNKFKIENSADDFALYLVHTSGERVQLKRTDHPLAVRVLQGPCEQVSKMFLMEQDLGEEVTYDVAQYIKFEMPVLQSFITKLKEEEDREVQKLRTRYTSLRCIIEKQLQCLPEGPTCM, encoded by the exons ATGGATGACAGACAGGACCGGGTTCAGATCGGCGAGAACAAGTTCATCAGCAA gGCTACCCTGCTGACTCACCTCAAGACTTATAATCTGTATTATGAGGGACAGAATCTTcagctcagacacagagag GAGGAAGGGGAGTTAATTGTTGAGGGGTTGCTGAATATCTCCTGGGGCCTGAGACGACCAATCCGGCTGCAGATGCAGGACGACAAGGAGCGAATCAGACCCCCTCCTTCTTCTACATCCTGGCATTCAGGTTGCAACTTGGGCACACAGGG taagGAGAGCTCCCAGAAAGCCCCGCCTACCATTGAGGTGACAGAGTCTGAGGACAAATCAGAGCATGACgctgagagggaggaagaggaagcag aagaCATGCATGAGAGTTCCTCTCAGCTCCTGAGGACAAAAAGTGATGCTGGGGTTTTGAGAAGGGGCCCCCGGAGATCACCTAGTGATCAGCGAAAAATCAGACGCCACAGATTCTCCATCAATGGCCACTTCTACAACCATAAG ACAGCAGTCTTCACCCCAGCGTACGGCTCAGTGACCAATGTGCGCATCAACAGCTGCATGACTACGCCCCAGGTACTGCGGGTTCTGCTCAACAAGTTCAAAATCGAGAACAGCGCAGATGACTTTGCCCTCTACCTTGTCCACACCAGTGGAG agcgTGTGCAGCTGAAGCGCACTGATCACCCCTTGGCAGTGCGGGTTCTGCAGGGCCCGTGTGAGCAGGTCAGCAAGATGTTCCTCATGGAGCAGGACCTTGGGGAGGAGGTCACCTACGAT GTGGCACAGTATATAAAGTTTGAAATGCCAGTGCTACAGAGTTTCATCACCAAactgaaagaggaggaggacagggaggtCCAAAAACTAAGGACCAG GTACACTTCTCTCCGCTGTATCATTGAGAAGCAGCTGCAATGCTTGCCTGAGGGGCCTACTTGTATGTGA
- the LOC118775979 gene encoding ras association domain-containing protein 2-like isoform X2, whose amino-acid sequence MDDRQDRVQIGENKFISKATLLTHLKTYNLYYEGQNLQLRHREEEGELIVEGLLNISWGLRRPIRLQMQDDKERIRPPPSSTSWHSGCNLGTQGKESSQKAPPTIEVTESEDKSEHDAEREEEEADMHESSSQLLRTKSDAGVLRRGPRRSPSDQRKIRRHRFSINGHFYNHKTAVFTPAYGSVTNVRINSCMTTPQVLRVLLNKFKIENSADDFALYLVHTSGERVQLKRTDHPLAVRVLQGPCEQVSKMFLMEQDLGEEVTYDVAQYIKFEMPVLQSFITKLKEEEDREVQKLRTRYTSLRCIIEKQLQCLPEGPTCM is encoded by the exons ATGGATGACAGACAGGACCGGGTTCAGATCGGCGAGAACAAGTTCATCAGCAA gGCTACCCTGCTGACTCACCTCAAGACTTATAATCTGTATTATGAGGGACAGAATCTTcagctcagacacagagag GAGGAAGGGGAGTTAATTGTTGAGGGGTTGCTGAATATCTCCTGGGGCCTGAGACGACCAATCCGGCTGCAGATGCAGGACGACAAGGAGCGAATCAGACCCCCTCCTTCTTCTACATCCTGGCATTCAGGTTGCAACTTGGGCACACAGGG taagGAGAGCTCCCAGAAAGCCCCGCCTACCATTGAGGTGACAGAGTCTGAGGACAAATCAGAGCATGACgctgagagggaggaagaggaagcag aCATGCATGAGAGTTCCTCTCAGCTCCTGAGGACAAAAAGTGATGCTGGGGTTTTGAGAAGGGGCCCCCGGAGATCACCTAGTGATCAGCGAAAAATCAGACGCCACAGATTCTCCATCAATGGCCACTTCTACAACCATAAG ACAGCAGTCTTCACCCCAGCGTACGGCTCAGTGACCAATGTGCGCATCAACAGCTGCATGACTACGCCCCAGGTACTGCGGGTTCTGCTCAACAAGTTCAAAATCGAGAACAGCGCAGATGACTTTGCCCTCTACCTTGTCCACACCAGTGGAG agcgTGTGCAGCTGAAGCGCACTGATCACCCCTTGGCAGTGCGGGTTCTGCAGGGCCCGTGTGAGCAGGTCAGCAAGATGTTCCTCATGGAGCAGGACCTTGGGGAGGAGGTCACCTACGAT GTGGCACAGTATATAAAGTTTGAAATGCCAGTGCTACAGAGTTTCATCACCAAactgaaagaggaggaggacagggaggtCCAAAAACTAAGGACCAG GTACACTTCTCTCCGCTGTATCATTGAGAAGCAGCTGCAATGCTTGCCTGAGGGGCCTACTTGTATGTGA
- the LOC118775979 gene encoding ras association domain-containing protein 2-like isoform X3 translates to MDDRQDRVQIGENKFISKATLLTHLKTYNLYYEGQNLQLRHREEEGELIVEGLLNISWGLRRPIRLQMQDDKERIRPPPSSTSWHSGCNLGTQGKESSQKAPPTIEVTESEDKSEHDAEREEEEAEDMHESSSQLLRTKSDAGVLRRGPRRSPSDQRKIRRHRFSINGHFYNHKTAVFTPAYGSVTNVRINSCMTTPQVLRVLLNKFKIENSADDFALYLVHTSGERVQLKRTDHPLAVRVLQGPCEQVSKMFLMEQDLGEEVTYDVHFSPLYH, encoded by the exons ATGGATGACAGACAGGACCGGGTTCAGATCGGCGAGAACAAGTTCATCAGCAA gGCTACCCTGCTGACTCACCTCAAGACTTATAATCTGTATTATGAGGGACAGAATCTTcagctcagacacagagag GAGGAAGGGGAGTTAATTGTTGAGGGGTTGCTGAATATCTCCTGGGGCCTGAGACGACCAATCCGGCTGCAGATGCAGGACGACAAGGAGCGAATCAGACCCCCTCCTTCTTCTACATCCTGGCATTCAGGTTGCAACTTGGGCACACAGGG taagGAGAGCTCCCAGAAAGCCCCGCCTACCATTGAGGTGACAGAGTCTGAGGACAAATCAGAGCATGACgctgagagggaggaagaggaagcag aagaCATGCATGAGAGTTCCTCTCAGCTCCTGAGGACAAAAAGTGATGCTGGGGTTTTGAGAAGGGGCCCCCGGAGATCACCTAGTGATCAGCGAAAAATCAGACGCCACAGATTCTCCATCAATGGCCACTTCTACAACCATAAG ACAGCAGTCTTCACCCCAGCGTACGGCTCAGTGACCAATGTGCGCATCAACAGCTGCATGACTACGCCCCAGGTACTGCGGGTTCTGCTCAACAAGTTCAAAATCGAGAACAGCGCAGATGACTTTGCCCTCTACCTTGTCCACACCAGTGGAG agcgTGTGCAGCTGAAGCGCACTGATCACCCCTTGGCAGTGCGGGTTCTGCAGGGCCCGTGTGAGCAGGTCAGCAAGATGTTCCTCATGGAGCAGGACCTTGGGGAGGAGGTCACCTACGAT GTACACTTCTCTCCGCTGTATCATTGA